A region of Nostoc sp. 'Peltigera membranacea cyanobiont' N6 DNA encodes the following proteins:
- a CDS encoding DUF1822 family protein — MKIMNTKHEQTSFTIPLSIEAHGKANQRKQGISNTEDGKKIYLNTLAVYAVNYYLDCMGFETKGSNADNSNPWMLSLIDLADLEVKNIGKIECRPVLPDAEYLEIPTEVRSDRIAYVAVQFNQSLKKAKILGFTTQTLAKVPLTQLQSVDNLLDYLTAKEQAVKVNIRQWLEGVITEGWLNVEEIFNPRELSFRFARNFSVTKCKKVDMGLRLNGTSVVLIIKLNPKNKEMTDVKNQNQGEIDIIVQVHPDREKSVSLPPGLKLVVTDENGQEVDTVTSRQNDDWVEIALSAELNEEFCVEIILGESKVTQDFVV; from the coding sequence ATGAAAATCATGAACACTAAGCACGAACAAACATCTTTTACAATTCCTCTGAGTATAGAAGCTCATGGAAAGGCAAATCAACGCAAACAAGGAATATCAAATACTGAGGATGGAAAAAAAATCTATCTCAATACTTTAGCTGTGTATGCGGTCAATTATTATCTTGATTGTATGGGGTTTGAAACTAAGGGTTCAAATGCAGATAATAGTAATCCGTGGATGCTAAGTTTAATTGATTTGGCTGATTTGGAAGTAAAAAATATTGGTAAAATCGAATGTCGTCCGGTATTACCAGATGCGGAATATTTGGAAATTCCCACTGAGGTAAGGTCAGATAGAATTGCTTATGTTGCGGTACAGTTTAACCAATCTTTAAAAAAAGCAAAAATTTTAGGTTTTACAACTCAAACATTAGCGAAAGTTCCTTTAACTCAGTTGCAATCTGTAGATAATTTACTGGATTATTTAACAGCGAAAGAACAAGCTGTAAAAGTCAATATTCGACAATGGTTAGAGGGAGTAATTACAGAGGGTTGGTTAAACGTGGAAGAAATATTTAATCCACGAGAACTGAGTTTTAGATTTGCGAGAAATTTTAGCGTGACGAAGTGCAAAAAAGTTGATATGGGTTTGCGATTGAATGGTACATCTGTAGTTTTGATTATCAAATTAAATCCTAAAAATAAAGAGATGACTGATGTAAAAAATCAAAATCAGGGTGAAATAGATATTATTGTACAAGTTCATCCTGACCGAGAAAAAAGTGTTTCTTTACCTCCAGGATTAAAATTGGTTGTTACTGATGAAAATGGTCAAGAAGTAGATACTGTTACTTCTCGACAAAATGATGATTGGGTGGAGATTGCATTAAGTGCAGAATTAAATGAGGAATTTTGTGTTGAGATAATTTTAGGTGAGTCGAAAGTGACTCAGGATTTTGTTGTATGA
- a CDS encoding M48 family metallopeptidase: MTSSYIRNIVFTTLGLGSSFLLNLNTPSFAQAVSPLPSLSTTTNPSTSLPRVQPKKTNLQWVYSVAERVIRANGLDDHPWRLQITDEYNINAYAGELNKIIIYKGLLDQIHGDDAALAFIISHELAHHTQRHSAQQEETEASLKERLLKEAEAEYNNWIAQERRKSKTPISPATKDVIKQRIIIQKKQGFDRTMQALSRQHEFQADEIGYTYMIKAGYDINGGLRVLNLFSRLPSDYTEISSHPPTQQRINTLKQVMNKYFLFLLWIDGNERLKNNPQPLKLDLSEDGVSLRINSRFVSR, from the coding sequence ATGACATCCTCATACATTCGCAACATCGTTTTCACCACATTAGGTCTTGGTAGCAGCTTTTTACTAAACTTAAATACACCAAGTTTCGCGCAAGCAGTAAGTCCATTACCATCACTGTCAACTACTACAAATCCTTCTACCTCTCTCCCACGAGTACAACCTAAAAAGACTAATTTACAATGGGTTTACAGCGTAGCAGAAAGAGTAATTCGTGCTAATGGACTTGATGACCATCCCTGGCGCTTACAAATCACTGATGAATATAATATCAATGCCTACGCTGGTGAGTTAAATAAAATTATAATTTACAAAGGCTTGCTAGACCAAATACATGGTGATGATGCAGCCTTAGCTTTTATTATCAGTCATGAATTAGCCCACCATACACAACGCCATTCAGCACAGCAAGAAGAAACAGAAGCTAGTTTAAAAGAAAGATTACTCAAAGAAGCAGAAGCAGAATATAACAATTGGATTGCACAAGAACGGAGAAAATCGAAAACTCCCATATCACCTGCGACAAAAGATGTCATCAAACAACGAATTATTATCCAGAAAAAACAAGGATTTGATAGAACCATGCAAGCATTAAGTCGCCAGCATGAATTTCAAGCCGATGAAATTGGTTACACGTATATGATTAAGGCTGGTTATGATATAAATGGAGGTTTGCGAGTCTTAAACCTGTTTTCGCGTTTACCTTCAGACTACACAGAAATTAGCAGCCATCCACCGACACAACAAAGAATTAATACTTTAAAGCAGGTAATGAATAAATATTTTTTGTTTCTTTTATGGATAGATGGCAATGAGCGATTAAAAAATAATCCTCAACCACTAAAATTAGATTTATCAGAAGATGGAGTATCTTTGCGAATCAACTCCAGATTTGTTTCACGATAA
- a CDS encoding XisH family protein — MAKDRFHNIVRNALEKDGWNITADPYEINVDDVDFEIDLAAEQLLGAEREGRKIAVEIKSFISPSNVSEFHTALGQFLNYRDALDKIEHDRLLYLAVRLPVYETFFQRKFIISAVEKYQLRLVIYDVEQEVISQWL; from the coding sequence ATGGCAAAAGATAGATTTCATAATATTGTCAGAAACGCTTTAGAAAAAGACGGTTGGAATATTACAGCAGACCCCTACGAAATTAATGTCGATGATGTGGATTTTGAGATTGATTTAGCCGCAGAGCAACTTTTAGGAGCAGAGAGAGAAGGACGAAAAATAGCGGTAGAAATTAAAAGTTTTATTAGTCCATCGAATGTTTCCGAATTTCATACTGCCTTGGGACAATTTTTAAATTATCGAGATGCTTTAGATAAAATTGAACATGATCGCTTACTTTATTTAGCCGTAAGATTGCCTGTTTATGAAACTTTTTTTCAACGAAAATTTATTATATCAGCAGTTGAAAAATATCAATTACGATTGGTGATTTACGATGTAGAGCAGGAGGTTATTAGTCAATGGCTGTAG
- a CDS encoding nSTAND1 domain-containing NTPase: MKKLVILKFDGNFESGFQVNLEIANEGQRAYRTTTAKLPENIKIPQLLNNWHEIYCSQYSQFRVKSQGSSQVNLESLKQECTRESINLLASFNQWLNVPSFTSIVNFLHELNLKDEIRIIITTSCHELRQLPWHLWDVLINFPLVEVALSSPNAEQGERAYREKIRILIILGDSLKIDIEADKKLLHNFCGDAAEIVLLQQPSREDLNHYLQDDLGWDMLFFSGHSQTEKTQGRIYINHHDSLTIAELRDALQVAIQRRLQIAFFNYCDGLGIAYELEQLHIPQVIVMRQPVPDKVAQEFLKYFLQEFTGGKSLYISVKNARLELQQLESEFACASWLPVIVQNQTEIPPTWQSLGIISFCPYQGLSAFKEENAEYFFGRNKATASLVAAVNSKPLVAVIGASGSGKSSLVFAGLIPQLRGDTVNNWLILSFRPGKNPFAALAVALVSALNLPENERRLAELELDVNLQRDSTSLERFITSPLAPLLGGEGKRVLLIADQFEEIYTLCTDAEERKIFLDGLLQAVNNAPFFTLLLTLRADFLSRALDDYEPFGRSLQQYQLEPVVRMNRKELEAAIALPARQLGFEFEKGLCNTIIDDIEDGDGRLPLLEFTLTQLWKQQYAGKLTHQAYKKIGGVEQALANYAEMVYADLREWEREKAQRVFIQLVQPGEGTEDTRRLATSEEVGGENWDLVTRLADKRLVVTNWDELRNEETVEVVHEALIRHWRRLRGWMQENRKFRIWQQGLMVALQQWVDSSKDEGALLRGATLAVAQDWLQQRGGEVSKPQRWFIEKSVALRERERKQKERLRRSVIAGLVCGLVVISGFAGFSDFSRTDAVIGRLSSSAEKYFGVYDHEAALAEAIKGGKILRGSIWKPWIGGETEMSAISTLRQVVDEFQIKTFKGHTSIVASVNFSPDGKTLASASSDKTVKLWDRDSGQVIKTLKGHTGIVHSVSFSPDGKTLASASDDRTVKLWDRDSGREITTLKGYIGILTRISFSPDGKTLAFPSWGSTVKLWDVNSGRVIKTLEGHTSIVASVNFSPDGKTLASASWDNTVKLWDINSGQEIKTFKGHTDHVTSVSFSPDGKTLASASGDGTVKLWDVNSGRQIKTLQGHKDRVHSVSFSPDGKILASASWDETVKVWDVSNGREIKTLKGHTGVVYNASFSPDGKTLASASWDETVKLWDISNDREIKTFKGHTEGVYSVSFSPDGKTLASASDDGTVKLWDVNSGREIKTFKGHTFSVFNVSFSLDGKTLASASYDKTVKLWDVNSGREITILKGHTGSVDSINFSPDRKTLASASRDGTVKLWDVRNGREIKTLKGHTDSVNSVSFSPDGKTLASASSDKTIILWNFDLDDLLVRGCGLIQNYLQNNPYVSAEDRHLCDNIKNNS; the protein is encoded by the coding sequence ATGAAAAAGCTGGTTATTCTCAAATTTGATGGCAATTTTGAATCAGGGTTTCAAGTCAATTTAGAAATAGCTAATGAAGGACAACGCGCTTATCGAACCACCACAGCTAAGTTACCGGAAAATATTAAGATTCCGCAATTATTAAATAACTGGCACGAAATATATTGCAGTCAATATAGTCAATTTAGGGTTAAATCTCAGGGGAGTAGTCAGGTTAATCTGGAATCTTTAAAGCAAGAATGTACAAGAGAATCTATCAACTTACTTGCTAGTTTTAATCAATGGCTGAATGTACCATCTTTTACATCTATTGTCAATTTTTTACACGAACTAAATCTCAAAGATGAAATCAGAATCATAATTACGACTTCTTGTCATGAATTACGTCAACTACCTTGGCATTTGTGGGATGTTTTGATTAATTTTCCACTGGTAGAGGTGGCTTTAAGTTCGCCAAATGCAGAACAGGGAGAACGAGCATATCGAGAAAAAATTAGAATTTTAATTATTTTGGGGGATAGCTTAAAGATTGATATTGAAGCTGATAAAAAGCTGCTACATAATTTTTGTGGTGATGCTGCGGAAATTGTCTTATTACAACAACCATCACGGGAGGACTTAAATCATTATCTGCAAGATGATTTGGGTTGGGATATGTTGTTTTTCTCTGGACATTCTCAAACGGAGAAAACCCAGGGGAGGATTTATATAAATCATCACGACAGTTTGACGATCGCAGAATTGCGGGATGCTTTGCAAGTTGCAATTCAAAGACGTTTGCAAATTGCATTTTTTAATTATTGCGATGGTTTGGGGATTGCTTATGAGTTGGAACAATTGCATATTCCCCAAGTAATTGTGATGCGGCAACCTGTACCGGATAAAGTCGCTCAGGAGTTTTTGAAGTATTTTCTGCAAGAGTTTACTGGTGGAAAGTCTCTATATATTTCGGTGAAAAATGCACGGTTGGAATTACAACAACTGGAGTCAGAATTTGCCTGTGCTAGTTGGCTTCCGGTAATTGTTCAAAATCAGACGGAAATACCACCAACTTGGCAAAGTTTGGGGATAATTTCTTTTTGTCCCTATCAAGGTTTGAGTGCGTTTAAGGAAGAGAATGCTGAGTATTTTTTTGGTAGAAATAAAGCAACGGCGAGTCTAGTTGCTGCTGTTAATAGTAAACCTTTGGTGGCTGTAATTGGTGCTTCGGGTAGTGGGAAATCTTCGCTGGTGTTTGCTGGGTTAATTCCGCAATTGCGTGGGGATACTGTTAATAATTGGTTGATTTTATCGTTTCGTCCTGGTAAAAATCCCTTTGCTGCTTTGGCTGTAGCGTTGGTTTCGGCGTTAAATTTACCAGAAAATGAGCGACGTTTGGCTGAGTTGGAATTGGATGTCAATTTACAGCGCGATTCGACAAGTTTAGAAAGGTTTATTACCTCACCCCTAGCCCCTCTCCTGGGAGGAGAGGGGAAGCGGGTTTTGTTGATTGCTGACCAATTTGAGGAAATTTATACTCTGTGTACGGATGCAGAGGAACGCAAAATTTTCTTGGATGGTTTGCTACAAGCGGTTAATAATGCACCGTTTTTTACCTTATTACTCACCTTGCGGGCGGATTTTTTATCTAGGGCGTTGGATGATTATGAGCCTTTTGGGCGATCGCTACAACAGTATCAACTAGAGCCTGTGGTGCGGATGAATCGGAAGGAGTTGGAAGCAGCGATCGCACTCCCCGCGAGACAATTGGGTTTTGAGTTTGAGAAAGGTTTGTGTAATACCATAATTGATGATATCGAAGATGGGGATGGGCGTTTGCCGTTGTTGGAATTTACCCTGACTCAGTTGTGGAAGCAGCAATATGCAGGAAAGTTGACCCATCAAGCATATAAGAAAATTGGCGGGGTGGAGCAAGCGCTGGCTAATTATGCAGAGATGGTTTATGCAGACTTGAGGGAGTGGGAACGGGAAAAAGCCCAACGGGTGTTTATTCAGTTAGTGCAACCGGGGGAAGGTACGGAAGATACCCGCAGGTTGGCGACGAGTGAGGAAGTGGGGGGAGAGAATTGGGATTTGGTGACGCGGTTGGCTGATAAGCGGTTGGTGGTGACGAACTGGGATGAGTTGAGGAATGAGGAAACCGTGGAAGTCGTCCATGAGGCTTTGATTCGCCATTGGCGACGGTTGCGGGGATGGATGCAGGAGAACCGCAAGTTTCGCATTTGGCAACAGGGGTTGATGGTTGCGTTGCAGCAATGGGTGGATAGTAGTAAGGATGAGGGGGCTTTGTTGCGGGGTGCGACTTTGGCTGTAGCACAGGATTGGTTGCAGCAACGGGGTGGGGAGGTGAGTAAACCGCAGCGATGGTTTATTGAGAAGAGTGTGGCGTTGCGGGAGAGGGAGAGGAAGCAGAAGGAGAGGTTGCGACGGAGTGTGATTGCTGGGTTGGTTTGTGGTTTGGTGGTGATTTCGGGATTTGCAGGGTTTAGTGATTTTAGTAGAACCGATGCTGTAATTGGTAGATTGAGTAGCAGTGCAGAAAAATATTTTGGAGTTTATGACCATGAGGCAGCATTAGCGGAAGCAATTAAAGGTGGAAAAATTCTCAGAGGAAGCATTTGGAAACCTTGGATAGGAGGAGAAACCGAGATGTCAGCTATATCTACATTGCGACAGGTGGTAGACGAATTTCAAATAAAAACTTTCAAAGGGCATACATCGATTGTTGCAAGCGTTAACTTTAGCCCCGATGGCAAAACCCTTGCTTCCGCATCAAGTGACAAAACGGTGAAACTGTGGGATAGAGACAGTGGTCAGGTAATTAAAACCCTTAAAGGGCATACAGGGATAGTTCATAGTGTCAGCTTTAGCCCAGATGGCAAAACCTTGGCTTCCGCATCTGATGACCGAACGGTGAAACTGTGGGATAGAGACAGTGGTAGAGAAATTACAACCCTTAAAGGGTATATTGGCATTCTTACTAGGATCAGCTTTAGCCCGGATGGTAAAACCCTTGCTTTCCCATCTTGGGGCAGTACAGTAAAACTGTGGGATGTTAATAGTGGTCGGGTAATTAAAACCCTTGAAGGGCATACATCCATTGTTGCAAGCGTTAACTTTAGCCCAGATGGCAAAACCCTGGCTTCCGCATCTTGGGACAATACGGTGAAACTGTGGGATATCAACAGTGGTCAGGAAATTAAAACCTTCAAAGGGCATACAGACCATGTTACTAGCGTCAGCTTTAGCCCAGATGGCAAAACCCTGGCTTCCGCATCTGGCGACGGAACGGTGAAACTGTGGGATGTTAACAGTGGTCGGCAAATTAAAACCCTTCAAGGGCATAAAGACAGAGTTCATAGTGTCAGCTTTAGCCCAGATGGCAAAATCCTGGCTTCCGCATCTTGGGACGAAACAGTAAAAGTGTGGGATGTCAGCAATGGTAGAGAAATTAAAACTCTTAAAGGGCATACAGGGGTAGTTTATAATGCCAGCTTTAGCCCAGATGGCAAAACCCTGGCTTCCGCATCTTGGGACGAAACAGTAAAATTGTGGGACATCAGCAATGATCGGGAAATTAAAACCTTTAAAGGACATACAGAGGGAGTTTATAGTGTCAGCTTTAGCCCAGATGGCAAAACCTTGGCTTCCGCATCTGACGACGGAACGGTGAAACTGTGGGATGTTAACAGTGGTCGGGAAATTAAAACCTTTAAAGGGCATACATTTAGCGTTTTTAACGTCAGCTTTAGCCTGGATGGCAAAACCCTTGCTTCCGCGTCATACGACAAAACGGTGAAACTGTGGGATGTTAACAGTGGTCGGGAAATTACAATCCTTAAAGGGCATACAGGCTCTGTTGATAGCATCAACTTTAGCCCGGATCGTAAAACCCTTGCTTCTGCATCAAGGGACGGTACAGTGAAACTATGGGATGTCAGGAATGGTAGGGAAATCAAAACCCTTAAAGGGCATACAGACTCTGTTAATAGCGTCAGCTTTAGCCCGGATGGCAAAACCCTTGCTTCTGCCTCAAGTGACAAAACAATAATTTTGTGGAATTTTGATTTAGATGATTTGCTCGTGCGAGGTTGTGGCTTAATACAAAACTACCTGCAAAATAACCCCTATGTCAGCGCAGAAGATAGACATTTGTGTGACAACATCAAAAATAATTCGTAA
- a CDS encoding XisI protein, which translates to MAVEQYRQYIKHLLSERQKRASMSRKYEEYEVQTIFDEQQDHYQLLYVGWRGNKRDFGCILHLDIKHGKIWIQHDGTEIGIANQLVEMGVPKQDIILAFHEPYIRQFTEFGS; encoded by the coding sequence ATGGCTGTAGAACAATATCGACAATATATTAAACACCTTCTTTCCGAACGACAAAAGCGAGCTTCAATGTCACGAAAATATGAAGAGTATGAGGTGCAAACAATTTTTGACGAACAACAAGACCATTATCAATTACTTTATGTCGGTTGGAGAGGAAATAAACGGGATTTTGGTTGCATTTTACATCTTGATATTAAACATGGGAAAATTTGGATTCAACATGATGGTACTGAAATTGGAATTGCTAATCAATTAGTGGAAATGGGAGTACCCAAGCAAGATATTATTTTGGCGTTTCATGAACCCTATATACGTCAGTTTACTGAGTTTGGAAGTTGA